One Qiania dongpingensis genomic window carries:
- the cmk gene encoding (d)CMP kinase, which translates to MSINIAIDGPAGAGKSTIAKLVAKKLGFVYVDTGAMYRAMGIYFVKKGISPDNEVSIGKACGDVDISIVYKDGVQQVFLNGENVTGLLRTEDAGKMASAVSGYLPVREKLVELQQKLAASENVVMDGRDIGTVVLPKADLKVYLTASVETRAKRRFLELTEKGIPCNIKEIEKDIEERDYRDMHRENSPLRRTEDAVYLDSSDMDIGQVVEAILEKLKSKEG; encoded by the coding sequence ATGAGTATCAACATTGCCATTGACGGGCCCGCGGGGGCCGGAAAGAGCACCATTGCAAAGCTGGTGGCGAAGAAGCTCGGCTTTGTTTATGTGGATACGGGCGCTATGTACCGCGCCATGGGGATATATTTTGTGAAAAAGGGGATATCGCCGGACAATGAAGTCTCCATTGGAAAAGCCTGCGGAGATGTGGATATTTCCATTGTATATAAGGATGGAGTCCAGCAGGTGTTCTTAAACGGCGAGAACGTGACCGGACTTTTGCGGACAGAGGATGCGGGAAAGATGGCTTCCGCCGTGTCGGGATATCTGCCGGTGAGAGAAAAACTGGTGGAGCTGCAGCAGAAGCTGGCCGCGTCGGAGAATGTGGTGATGGACGGAAGAGATATCGGAACTGTTGTGCTTCCGAAGGCAGATTTGAAGGTTTATCTGACCGCAAGCGTGGAAACAAGAGCAAAAAGAAGATTTCTGGAATTGACAGAAAAGGGGATTCCCTGTAATATAAAAGAAATTGAAAAAGACATAGAAGAAAGAGACTACCGGGATATGCACCGCGAAAACTCTCCTCTCAGGAGGACGGAGGATGCTGTCTATCTGGATTCTTCGGATATGGACATCGGTCAGGTAGTGGAAGCGATACTGGAAAAATTAAAAAGCAAAGAAGGTTAG
- the ispH gene encoding 4-hydroxy-3-methylbut-2-enyl diphosphate reductase — MKVVVAKTAGFCFGVKRAVDTVYEQAARAEENEKEKPIYTYGPIIHNEEVVRDLEEKGVRVLNSEEEIGKLSGGTVIIRSHGVSERVYELLERQGVNVVDATCPFVKKIHRIVKEESEKGKTIVIVGSGNHPEVEGIRGWCSKEAFVVETPEEAEKLRFPEGTKLCIVSQTTFNYNKFQVLVEIILKKSYDSIVVNTICSATHERQAEARQLASKIDVMLVIGGKHSSNTQKLFEICRKECNNTYYIQTIRDLQEQWLEGRRSVGITAGASTPNHIIEEVHRNVRIKF, encoded by the coding sequence ATGAAAGTAGTGGTAGCGAAGACCGCGGGATTCTGTTTTGGAGTGAAGCGGGCAGTTGACACCGTTTATGAACAGGCGGCCCGGGCGGAGGAAAATGAAAAGGAGAAGCCTATCTATACATATGGCCCTATCATCCACAATGAAGAGGTGGTCCGCGACCTGGAGGAAAAGGGGGTCCGCGTCCTAAACAGTGAAGAAGAGATCGGGAAGCTGTCAGGCGGTACCGTGATCATCCGGTCCCATGGGGTCAGCGAGAGGGTATATGAGCTTCTCGAAAGACAGGGTGTGAATGTGGTTGACGCTACTTGCCCTTTCGTGAAGAAAATCCACAGGATCGTCAAAGAAGAGTCTGAAAAAGGAAAGACGATCGTGATCGTGGGAAGCGGGAACCATCCGGAAGTGGAGGGAATCCGCGGCTGGTGCAGCAAAGAGGCTTTTGTGGTGGAAACGCCGGAAGAGGCGGAAAAGCTTAGATTTCCGGAAGGGACAAAGCTTTGTATCGTGTCACAGACGACATTTAATTACAATAAATTTCAAGTTTTAGTTGAAATAATATTAAAAAAGAGTTATGATAGTATCGTTGTGAATACTATCTGCAGTGCTACCCATGAACGTCAGGCAGAAGCAAGGCAGCTCGCCTCCAAAATTGATGTGATGCTGGTAATCGGCGGAAAGCACAGCTCTAATACCCAGAAGCTATTTGAAATCTGCAGAAAGGAATGCAACAATACTTACTATATTCAGACTATCCGGGATTTGCAGGAGCAATGGCTGGAGGGCAGACGAAGCGTAGGTATTACAGCGGGGGCATCCACCCCGAATCATATCATAGAGGAGGTTCATAGGAATGTCAGAATTAAGTTTTGA
- a CDS encoding oxaloacetate decarboxylase subunit alpha → MSEVVKKPVKITETILRDAHQSLIATRMTTEQMLPIVDKMDKIGYHAVECWGGATFDASLRFLKEDPWERLRKLRDGFKNTKLQMLFRGQNILGYRHYADDVVEYFVQKSIANGIDIIRIFDCLNDIRNLECAVKAAVKEKGHAQVALSYTLGEAYTLDYWMDIAKRIEDMGAHSICIKDMAGLLVPAKATELVQALKSATSLPIDLHTHYTSGVASMTYMKAVEAGCDIIDTAMSPLAMGTSQPATEVMVEAFKDTPYDTGLDLNKLSEIADYFTPIREEALKSGLLNPKVLGVNVKTLMYQVPGGMLSNLLSQLKDQGAEDKYREVLEEVPRVRKDFGEPPLVTPSSQIVGTQAVLNVLMGERYKVATKESKALLRGEYGQTVKPMNPDVIKKCIGDEKRITCRPADLIENELDKIEAEMSQWKEQDEDVLSYALFPQVAVDFFKYREAQKSKVDPAVADTDNKAYPV, encoded by the coding sequence ATGTCAGAAGTAGTGAAAAAACCGGTAAAAATTACCGAGACTATATTGCGAGACGCTCATCAGAGCCTGATCGCGACAAGAATGACCACGGAGCAGATGCTTCCCATTGTTGATAAAATGGATAAGATCGGCTATCATGCCGTAGAATGCTGGGGTGGCGCCACCTTTGACGCCAGCCTTCGGTTCCTGAAGGAAGATCCCTGGGAAAGGCTCCGGAAGCTGAGAGACGGATTTAAGAATACGAAGCTGCAGATGCTGTTTCGCGGACAGAATATCCTGGGATACCGCCATTACGCAGATGATGTAGTGGAATATTTTGTACAGAAATCCATTGCAAACGGTATTGACATCATCCGTATTTTTGACTGCCTGAACGATATCCGCAACTTGGAGTGTGCGGTCAAGGCAGCCGTCAAAGAAAAAGGCCATGCACAGGTAGCCCTTTCCTATACGCTTGGAGAGGCTTATACGCTGGATTACTGGATGGATATCGCAAAGAGAATCGAAGATATGGGCGCACATTCCATCTGTATCAAAGATATGGCAGGCCTTCTGGTACCTGCAAAAGCGACTGAGCTGGTTCAGGCGCTTAAGTCCGCGACCAGCCTGCCCATCGATCTGCATACCCATTATACCTCCGGCGTTGCTTCCATGACTTATATGAAAGCGGTAGAAGCCGGCTGCGATATCATTGATACGGCTATGTCACCCCTGGCGATGGGTACGAGCCAGCCGGCGACTGAGGTTATGGTCGAGGCGTTTAAGGATACTCCTTATGATACAGGACTTGATCTGAATAAGCTGTCTGAGATTGCCGATTATTTCACGCCGATACGCGAAGAAGCGCTCAAGAGCGGCCTTCTGAATCCTAAGGTTTTGGGCGTAAATGTTAAGACCCTGATGTATCAGGTGCCCGGCGGTATGCTCAGCAACCTGCTCTCTCAGTTAAAGGACCAGGGAGCAGAGGATAAATACCGGGAAGTTCTGGAGGAAGTTCCGAGAGTGAGGAAGGACTTTGGAGAGCCCCCTCTTGTTACGCCTTCCAGCCAGATCGTAGGTACTCAGGCTGTTCTCAATGTTCTGATGGGAGAGCGCTATAAGGTAGCTACTAAGGAATCCAAAGCTCTGCTGCGGGGCGAATACGGCCAGACAGTGAAACCGATGAATCCCGATGTGATCAAGAAATGTATCGGAGATGAAAAAAGGATTACCTGCCGTCCTGCCGATCTGATCGAGAATGAGCTGGATAAGATTGAAGCAGAAATGTCCCAGTGGAAGGAGCAGGATGAGGACGTTCTCTCTTATGCTCTGTTCCCTCAGGTTGCCGTTGATTTCTTTAAATACAGAGAAGCACAGAAGAGCAAAGTTGACCCTGCTGTTGCAGATACGGACAATAAGGCATATCCTGTGTAA
- a CDS encoding dimethylarginine dimethylaminohydrolase family protein, which translates to MYGITEGSFRDDMPRLYGDWGVDSEIGKLRAVLMRRAGREIEGIEDPKAMAMKENWDPEKVRYQQDVLADIYRNNGVAVHYIEEMGDAYPNGIYARDLVLMTPEGAVVARPAAECRVGEEVYAARQLSKLGVPIIKTIHGTGIFDGACLLWMDAETCMLGYGLRCNQSGMEQIEAELKAMGVKHVIKVEIPRGMAHLDSFMAFVDYRTALVLRMAAPNTVYTELEKRDFNIVDIPDLGEFAGFCQNLVALEPGKIVMPTGCPKTVAALEKAGVEVIQTDVSEVMKGNGAIHCMTAFLKRDSVPLYLPE; encoded by the coding sequence ATGTATGGAATAACAGAAGGAAGCTTCCGCGACGATATGCCGCGGCTTTATGGCGATTGGGGCGTGGATTCCGAGATAGGAAAGCTTCGGGCGGTGCTCATGCGCCGGGCAGGCAGGGAAATAGAAGGCATAGAAGATCCGAAAGCCATGGCAATGAAAGAAAACTGGGATCCAGAAAAGGTTCGTTACCAGCAGGACGTGCTTGCGGATATTTACAGAAACAACGGTGTAGCGGTCCATTACATAGAGGAAATGGGAGACGCTTATCCCAACGGGATCTATGCGAGGGACCTTGTCCTTATGACTCCCGAGGGTGCAGTTGTAGCCCGTCCCGCGGCAGAATGCCGTGTGGGAGAAGAAGTGTATGCGGCGAGACAACTGTCGAAGCTGGGTGTACCAATCATAAAAACCATCCATGGAACCGGTATATTTGACGGAGCTTGTCTTTTGTGGATGGATGCAGAGACCTGCATGCTGGGGTATGGCCTGCGCTGCAACCAATCCGGTATGGAACAGATAGAAGCGGAGCTGAAAGCCATGGGGGTGAAGCACGTTATCAAAGTGGAGATTCCCAGAGGAATGGCACATTTGGACAGCTTTATGGCGTTTGTGGATTACAGAACGGCCCTGGTGCTGCGGATGGCGGCGCCGAATACCGTATATACGGAGCTCGAAAAACGGGATTTTAATATCGTCGATATTCCGGATCTGGGAGAGTTTGCAGGGTTTTGCCAGAATCTGGTCGCGCTGGAGCCGGGAAAAATCGTGATGCCCACCGGCTGCCCTAAGACAGTGGCTGCTCTGGAGAAAGCCGGAGTGGAAGTGATCCAGACTGATGTCAGCGAGGTAATGAAGGGCAATGGCGCGATTCATTGCATGACGGCCTTTTTAAAACGTGATAGCGTCCCCCTGTATCTGCCCGAATGA
- a CDS encoding DUF362 domain-containing protein, translating into MKKNDIFMIHGSDYREMTKSLLHAADLAGMIGNRKAVISLKPNLAVAKSPSSGATTHAELLEGTIEYLKEQGFSRIRIMEGSWVGDSTERAFRAAGYDRISELHQIPLIDLQKDRFQEYDAAGMKIKLCDTAVSSDFVINMPVLKGHCQTTITCALKNNKGVIPNSEKRRFHTLGLHKPIAHLNTIARNDFILVDNICGDLDFEEGGNPVPMDRILGFTDPVLCDAFVCDTMGFSLDEVPYIRMAEKLGVGSSDLSQAEIHMLNQPSEPDFSPKPSRRVEALAQYICPENACSACYGSLIHALNRLDEAGLLKKQLKASPIAIGQGCRNRSGFIGVGRCTGKFCRSLKGCPPKASEILEFLKKNWLND; encoded by the coding sequence ATGAAAAAAAACGATATATTCATGATTCACGGCTCTGATTACCGGGAGATGACCAAGTCACTGCTGCATGCGGCGGACTTGGCCGGCATGATCGGAAACAGAAAAGCCGTCATCAGCCTCAAACCCAATCTGGCGGTGGCCAAATCTCCCTCTTCAGGAGCTACCACTCATGCAGAGCTTCTGGAGGGCACCATCGAATATTTAAAAGAGCAGGGATTTTCCCGTATCCGTATTATGGAAGGCTCCTGGGTCGGGGACAGCACAGAACGGGCATTCCGCGCGGCCGGCTATGACAGAATCTCGGAGCTTCATCAAATCCCGCTCATCGATCTCCAAAAAGACAGATTTCAGGAATATGACGCGGCCGGCATGAAGATCAAGCTGTGCGACACAGCCGTTTCCTCAGACTTCGTGATCAATATGCCTGTGCTGAAAGGACACTGCCAGACCACGATCACCTGTGCGCTGAAAAACAATAAGGGAGTCATACCCAACAGTGAAAAGCGGCGCTTCCATACTCTTGGGCTGCATAAACCAATCGCACACTTAAATACGATTGCCAGAAACGACTTTATTCTGGTGGACAATATATGCGGAGATCTGGATTTTGAAGAAGGCGGAAATCCAGTTCCCATGGACCGGATCCTTGGCTTCACAGACCCGGTGCTCTGCGACGCCTTTGTATGCGACACCATGGGTTTTTCCTTAGACGAGGTTCCCTATATCCGAATGGCGGAAAAGCTTGGAGTCGGTTCCTCTGATCTTTCACAGGCAGAAATCCATATGCTGAACCAGCCCTCTGAACCTGATTTCTCTCCGAAACCGTCCAGAAGGGTAGAAGCCCTGGCCCAATACATCTGTCCTGAAAATGCCTGCAGCGCCTGCTACGGCTCTTTGATCCATGCCCTGAACCGGCTGGATGAAGCCGGTCTCTTAAAAAAACAGCTTAAAGCTTCACCAATCGCCATCGGGCAGGGCTGCCGGAATCGATCTGGGTTCATCGGCGTCGGCCGCTGCACCGGAAAATTCTGCCGTTCTTTAAAAGGCTGCCCCCCAAAGGCCAGTGAAATCCTAGAATTTCTGAAAAAAAACTGGCTGAATGATTGA
- a CDS encoding M16 family metallopeptidase has protein sequence MEQCMLTKNGIPVYSYPNQHLHSFCLCMYVKAGSMYEKKQENGIAHFYEHVVIRNINSLMNGQFYKVLDRFGLSFNGATYKEFVQFSISGAAEHWNEAAEIFVKLFEPLALSEEEVATERKRVKAEIRECEKKKSAERRMEIAVWKGTSLTQTIAGKKKNLERTGKKELSEYRRQFLSFGNLFLYATGRCSQENLEYLRELLEQSEWYDAGSKRMNLAPVPENFFHRSIEPVLIKGGETELAVSFDVDTSRYTDAMLCLFYDMLFVGDYCPMYQELSEKTGYIYSYDDRFERYKNLGSLQLNYEVSSGKLMKAFQRTMEVFRKMKHSPGSLEYVRAIYVDNGDMALDDADDFNWNRAYDCHILDEEYPDIEKKKEAFQRVTEEDMARMAREIFRPENMVVVIKGNKKKIPVEKIKGLIRTLAE, from the coding sequence ATGGAACAATGTATGCTGACGAAAAACGGGATACCGGTCTATTCTTATCCGAATCAGCATCTGCACAGTTTCTGCCTGTGCATGTATGTGAAAGCAGGCTCCATGTACGAAAAAAAGCAGGAAAACGGTATCGCGCATTTTTATGAGCATGTAGTCATCCGCAATATTAACAGCCTCATGAATGGGCAGTTTTATAAAGTCCTGGACAGGTTTGGCCTTTCCTTCAATGGAGCGACCTATAAGGAATTTGTACAATTCAGTATAAGCGGCGCCGCTGAACATTGGAATGAGGCTGCAGAGATATTTGTAAAGCTGTTTGAGCCTCTGGCCTTATCGGAAGAGGAAGTTGCAACAGAGCGTAAGCGGGTCAAGGCGGAGATTCGGGAATGCGAGAAGAAAAAGTCTGCAGAACGGCGAATGGAAATAGCCGTATGGAAGGGGACTTCCCTGACACAGACCATTGCAGGAAAGAAGAAAAACCTGGAGCGGACAGGAAAGAAAGAGCTGTCTGAGTACAGAAGACAGTTTTTGTCGTTTGGGAATCTTTTTTTATATGCGACGGGACGGTGCAGCCAGGAAAATCTGGAGTATCTTCGGGAACTCCTGGAACAGAGCGAATGGTATGATGCCGGGTCGAAAAGGATGAATCTGGCCCCGGTGCCGGAGAACTTTTTTCACCGGAGCATAGAGCCTGTTTTGATAAAGGGCGGTGAGACAGAGCTGGCTGTATCTTTTGACGTGGACACATCCAGATATACCGACGCGATGCTGTGCTTGTTTTATGATATGCTGTTTGTGGGAGATTACTGTCCTATGTATCAGGAGCTTTCGGAAAAGACCGGATATATATACAGCTATGATGACCGGTTTGAACGCTATAAGAATCTGGGCAGCCTGCAGCTTAACTATGAGGTTTCTTCTGGAAAGCTTATGAAAGCCTTTCAGAGAACGATGGAAGTCTTTCGGAAGATGAAGCATTCTCCAGGAAGCCTGGAATACGTCAGGGCGATTTATGTGGACAACGGGGACATGGCGCTGGATGATGCCGATGATTTCAACTGGAACCGGGCGTATGACTGCCATATACTGGACGAAGAATATCCGGATATCGAGAAGAAAAAAGAAGCATTTCAAAGGGTGACAGAAGAGGATATGGCGCGGATGGCCAGAGAAATATTCCGACCGGAAAACATGGTGGTGGTAATAAAAGGGAATAAAAAGAAAATCCCCGTGGAAAAGATAAAAGGGCTGATTCGGACCCTGGCTGAATGA
- a CDS encoding BaiN/RdsA family NAD(P)/FAD-dependent oxidoreductase → MKRIIVVGGGAAGMMAAIGAAEKKNQVILLEKNEKLGKKLFITGKGRCNVTNDCDVETLLSHVVTNSKFLYSAFYGFSSRDMKDFLETRGLRLKTERGNRVFPLSDHSSDVIACLERELKRLRVEVRLREAVKEIVMEDAAEEAESGNKDSKRIKGVLTDRGEFCGADAVILATGGLSYASTGSTGDGYRFASAAGHTITELSPALVPFEAEEEWVKELQGLSLRNVSLKISSGKKVLYEEFGEMLFTHYGVSGPAVLSGSSIVTRQIRKVPLLLSIDLKPALSREQLDHRILRDFGEAKNRQFKNSLGSLYPSKLIPVIIKRSGISGDKRVNEISREERETLVSLTKAFTVTLTGLRDYKEAIITQGGVKVREIDPATMESRLVRGLYFAGEMLDLDAVTGGYNLQIAWSTGYAAGQSAGGQDAGCQSERIEQ, encoded by the coding sequence ATGAAAAGGATCATAGTAGTCGGAGGCGGCGCGGCGGGCATGATGGCAGCTATTGGAGCGGCGGAAAAAAAGAACCAGGTGATTCTTTTGGAGAAAAATGAGAAGCTGGGAAAAAAGCTTTTCATAACCGGGAAAGGGCGCTGCAATGTGACAAACGATTGTGATGTGGAAACTCTTTTGTCCCATGTGGTCACGAATTCTAAATTTTTATACAGCGCTTTTTATGGCTTTTCCAGTCGGGATATGAAGGACTTTCTGGAAACTCGCGGGCTCAGACTTAAGACAGAGAGGGGAAATCGTGTGTTTCCGTTATCTGATCATTCTTCCGATGTGATCGCCTGTCTGGAGAGGGAGCTGAAGAGGCTTAGGGTGGAAGTGAGGCTTCGGGAGGCTGTAAAAGAAATCGTTATGGAAGACGCGGCGGAAGAAGCTGAGTCCGGAAATAAAGATTCAAAGAGGATAAAAGGAGTTCTGACAGACAGGGGAGAATTCTGCGGGGCAGATGCGGTGATCTTGGCCACGGGAGGCCTGTCCTATGCCTCTACCGGGTCCACGGGGGACGGATACCGGTTTGCCAGCGCCGCCGGGCATACGATAACGGAGCTTTCGCCGGCGCTGGTGCCTTTTGAAGCGGAGGAGGAATGGGTCAAAGAACTTCAGGGGCTGTCTCTGAGGAATGTCAGCCTGAAGATCAGCAGCGGGAAAAAGGTTCTGTATGAAGAGTTCGGAGAGATGCTGTTCACTCATTATGGGGTAAGCGGACCGGCTGTCTTAAGCGGAAGCAGTATTGTGACCAGGCAGATCCGGAAAGTTCCTCTTCTTTTGAGTATCGATCTGAAGCCCGCCCTGTCCAGGGAACAGCTTGATCATCGAATTTTGAGAGATTTTGGAGAAGCAAAGAACCGGCAGTTTAAAAATTCTCTGGGAAGCCTCTATCCTTCCAAATTGATTCCTGTTATAATAAAAAGAAGCGGTATTTCCGGGGATAAACGAGTCAATGAGATTTCCAGGGAGGAACGGGAGACGCTTGTCAGTCTCACGAAAGCATTTACCGTTACCTTGACAGGGCTTCGTGATTATAAGGAAGCAATCATCACACAGGGTGGTGTGAAGGTACGGGAGATCGATCCCGCCACAATGGAGTCCCGGCTCGTCCGGGGACTGTATTTTGCCGGCGAAATGCTGGATCTGGATGCGGTGACCGGCGGTTATAATCTTCAGATAGCCTGGTCAACAGGATATGCGGCGGGACAGAGCGCCGGCGGGCAGGATGCAGGCTGCCAGTCTGAAAGAATAGAGCAGTGA
- the rpsA gene encoding 30S ribosomal protein S1, with the protein MSELSFEQLLEESLKTIRTGEVVTGTVIGVKEDEIILNIGYKSDGIISKNEYTNDSSLDLTSVVNVGDEMEAKVLKVNDGEGQVLLSYKRLAVDRGNKRLEEAFNSGEILTAKVVQVLDGGLSVNVDGARVFIPASLVSDSYEKNLDKYADQEIEFVITEFNPRKRRIIGNRKQLLMAKKAEMQKELFERIEVGQTVEGIVKNITDFGAFIDLGGADGLLHISEMSWGRVENPKKVFKVGEEIRAFIKDINGDKIALSLKFPEENPWVRAAENYAVGNIVTGRVARMTDFGAFVELEPGIDALLHVSQISRQHVEKPSDVLAIGEEIEAKVVDFNGEDKKISLSMKVLEAPAEPVADEFIEESGEEAMTEE; encoded by the coding sequence ATGTCAGAATTAAGTTTTGAGCAATTACTGGAAGAATCATTGAAAACAATCAGAACAGGAGAGGTAGTCACTGGCACAGTTATCGGTGTTAAAGAAGATGAGATCATCTTAAATATAGGTTACAAGTCAGACGGCATCATCAGCAAGAATGAATATACGAATGACTCCTCTTTGGATCTTACTAGTGTCGTAAATGTAGGCGACGAAATGGAAGCCAAAGTCCTGAAGGTAAACGACGGCGAGGGACAGGTGCTCCTGTCATACAAGAGGCTGGCCGTTGACCGCGGGAACAAGCGTCTGGAAGAAGCATTCAACAGCGGAGAGATCCTGACTGCTAAGGTGGTCCAGGTACTTGACGGCGGGCTCAGCGTGAATGTGGACGGCGCCAGAGTATTCATACCGGCGAGCCTTGTATCCGATTCTTATGAGAAGAATCTGGACAAGTACGCTGACCAGGAGATTGAATTTGTCATCACGGAGTTCAATCCCAGGAAGAGAAGGATCATCGGCAACCGCAAACAGCTGCTCATGGCGAAGAAAGCAGAGATGCAGAAAGAGTTGTTTGAGCGCATTGAGGTTGGACAGACAGTAGAGGGTATTGTGAAGAACATCACGGATTTCGGCGCGTTCATCGATTTGGGCGGCGCTGACGGGTTGCTTCACATTTCAGAAATGTCCTGGGGCCGTGTGGAGAACCCGAAAAAGGTCTTCAAGGTCGGTGAAGAAATCAGGGCATTCATTAAAGATATCAATGGTGACAAGATTGCACTCAGTCTTAAGTTCCCTGAGGAAAATCCTTGGGTTCGCGCAGCTGAGAATTATGCGGTGGGCAATATCGTGACGGGCCGAGTAGCCAGGATGACCGATTTCGGCGCATTCGTAGAATTGGAACCCGGTATCGATGCATTGCTCCACGTATCCCAGATTTCCAGACAGCATGTGGAAAAGCCTTCCGATGTACTTGCCATTGGAGAGGAAATCGAAGCCAAAGTTGTGGATTTCAATGGGGAAGACAAAAAGATCAGCCTGAGCATGAAGGTGCTGGAAGCACCTGCAGAACCGGTAGCAGATGAATTCATAGAGGAATCCGGCGAAGAGGCAATGACTGAAGAATAA